Proteins encoded in a region of the Triticum dicoccoides isolate Atlit2015 ecotype Zavitan chromosome 3A, WEW_v2.0, whole genome shotgun sequence genome:
- the LOC119268052 gene encoding coatomer subunit beta-2-like, translating to MDKPSTLLVHFDKGSAAMANEIKADLEGSDVAAKVEAMKRAVMLLLNGETLPTLFITIVRYVLPSEDHTIQKLLLLYLEIIDKRDAAGRVLPEMILICQNLRNNLQHPNEYIRGVTLRFLCRLSEPEVLEPLVPSILENLEHRHHFIRRHALSAISAIYRLPQGDQLIPDAPELVERALASEQDASARRNAFVMLCLCGTERAVAYLLSNAERVMEWPDLLQMAAVDLIHKVCRPPNHRADKGRYIKIILSLRSSPSTAVLYECAGAIVSLSSAPTAVRAAAETYCQLLSSQSDNNVRLILLDRLNELHTSHRDVMVDVVMDVLRALASPNLDVKRKVLDLVLDLLTPRNVEEVALYLKKEVVKTQSGELDKGGEYRQMLVQAIHACAVEYPEVAGSVVHLLMDFLGDTNVAAAVDVVLFVREITETNPKLCVSMIQRLSDTFYQIRASRVCSIALWILGEYSLSLSEVESAIATIKQCLGDLPFFTISEEGETTDSSKPAQPVVNSVTVSSRRPVVLADGTYATQSAATEAISTPVTPGSLASTLNLRSLILSGDFFLAAVVACTLTKLVLRLEEVQRSKVEANKACTGALLVMTSILQLGLSSYLPQPIDNDSYDRIVLCVRLLCNTGDDLRRIWLQSCRQSFAKMLAEKQFRETEEMRAKAQISHAQPDDLIDFYHLKSRKGMSQLELEDEVQDDLKAATGGFTKETDDANRLNRILQLTGFSDPVYAEAFVTVHHYDIVLDVTVVNRTKETLQNLCLELATMGDLKLVDRPQNYTLAPESSKQVRANIKVSSTETGVIFGNIVYETSNVMERSVVVLNDIHIDIMDYISPATCADVTFRNMWAEFEWENKVAVNTVIQDEKKFLNHVIKSTNMKCLTPPSALDGECGYIAANLYAKSVFGEDALVNISIEKQVDGKLSGHIRIRSKTQGIALSLGDKITLKQKGGS from the exons ATGGACAAGCCGTCCACGCTGCTTGTCCACTTCGACAAGGGGTCCGCCGCCATGGCGAACGAGATCAAGGCGGATCTGGAGGGCAGCGACGTCGCCGCTAAGGTCGAGGCCATGAAGCGCGCCGTCATGCTCCTCCTCAATGGCGAGACACTGCCGACGCTCTTCATCACCATCGTCCGCTACGTCCTCCCTTCCGAGGATCACACCATTCAGAAGCTGCTGCTCCTCTACCTCGAGATCATTGACAAGCGCGACGCCGCCGGCCGCGTTCTCCCGGAGATGATCCTCATCTGCCAGAACCTCCGCAACAACCTGCAGCACCCCAACGAGTACATCCGTGGCGTCACGCTGCGGTTCCTCTGCCGCCTCTCCGAGCCGGAGGTGCTTGAGCCGCTCGTTCCTTCCATTCTCGAGAATCTCGAGCACCGCCACCACTTCATCCGCCGCCACGCGCTCTCCGCCATCTCGGCTATCTACCGCCTCCCGCAAGGCGATCAGCTCATTCCGGACGCACCCGAGCTCGTCGAGCGCGCACTCGCGTCGGAGCAGGACGCCTCCGCCCGGCGAAACGCGTTCGTCATGCTCTGCCTCTGTGGGACGGAACGTGCTGTGGCTTACCTGCTCTCCAACGCCGAGCGTGTCATGGAGTGGCCCGATCTCCTCCAGATGGCCGCAGTAGATCTCATCCACAAGGTCTGCCGCCCTCCAAACCACCGTGCCGACAAGGGCAGGTATATCAAGATCATTTTATCCCTCCGTTCCTCTCCAAGCACCGCGGTTCTGTATGAGTGCGCGGGTGCTATCGTGTCTCTCTCCTCGGCTCCCACTGCAGTGCGAGCTGCCGCCGAAACATACTGCCAGCTCCTCTCATCGCAGAGTGACAACAATGTCAGGCTCATTCTCCTGGACCGTCTGAATGAGCTGCACACGTCACACCGGGATGTGATGGTGGATGTAGTAATGGATGTGCTGCGTGCACTTGCCAGCCCGAATTTGGATGTCAAGAGGAAGGTGCTGGATTTGGTGCTCGATCTGCTCACTCCTCGTAATGTGGAGGAGGTGGCGCTTTATCTCAAGAAGGAGGTGGTCAAGACACAATCAGGGGAGCTTGACAAGGGTGGTGAGTACCGTCAGATGCTGGTGCAAGCGATTCATGCATGTGCTGTGGAATACCCAGAGGTGGCTGGATCGGTGGTGCACCTTCTCATGGACTTCCTTGGTGACACTAATGTCGCTGCGGCAGTTGATGTTGTGTTATTTGTGCGTGAGATCACTGAGACTAATCCCAAGCTGTGTGTGTCCATGATACAGAGGCTGAGTGATACCTTCTACCAGATCCGGGCATCCCGTGTCTGCTCAATCGCTCTCTGGATCCTTGGTGAGTACTCCCTATCTTTATCAGAGGTCGAAAGCGCCATTGCCACTATCAAGCAGTGCCTTGGGGATCTACCATTCTTCACTATCTCAGAGGAAGGGGAGACAACTGATTCCTCCAAGCCAGCCCAGCCGGTGGTGAACTCTGTCACTGTGTCTTCCAGGCGGCCTGTTGTTCTTGCAGATGGCACTTATGCCACACAGAGTGCTGCTACCGAGGCCATTTCGACTCCAGTTACTCCTGGATCATTAGCATCGACCCTAAATCTCAGATCACTCATTCTGTCAGGTGATTTTTTCTTAGCTGCAGTTGTGGCATGTACCCTTACCAAACTGGTACTAAGGCTGGAGGAGGTGCAGCGATCGAAGGTTGAAGCAAACAAGGCCTGTACTGGGGCCTTGCTGGTCATGACGTCTATTCTGCAGCTGGGACTATCCTCCTACCTTCCCCAACCGATTGATAATGATTCATATGATAGGATTGTGCTTTGTGTGAGGTTGCTTTGCAACACTGGTGATGATCTGAGGAGGATTTGGTTGCAATCATGTAGACAGAGTTTTGCCAagatgcttgctgagaagcaattcAGGGAGACAGAGGAGATGAGGGCCAAGGCACAGATCTCTCATGCCCAGCCAGATGATCTTATTGACTTCTACCACCTCAAGAGCAGAAAG GGCATGAGCCAGCTTGAGTTGGAGGACGAGGTCCAAGATGATTTGAAGGCTGCAACTGGTGGATTCACTAAGGAAACAGATGATGCAAATAGACTTAATCGCATTCTTCAGTTGACTGGGTTCAGTGATCCTGTATATGCTGAAGCATTTGTGACAGTTCATCATTATGATATTGTACTTGATGTTACTGTCGTTAACCGCACAAAGGAGACACTTCAGAACCTTTGTTTGGAATTAGCTACCATGGGAGACCTCAAACTTGTTGACCGTCCTCAGAACTATACTTTGGCTCCTGAGTCAAGCAAGCAAGTACGTGCCAATATCAAGGTTTCTTCAACAGAAACTGGAGTCATATTTGGGAACATTGTTTATGAGACATCCAATGTGATGGAACGATCAGTGGTTGTCCTAAATGATATTCACATTGACATCATGGATTACATCTCACCTGCTACGTGCGCAGATGTTACTTTCCGAAACATGTGGGCAGAATTTGAGTGGGAAAACAAG GTTGCAGTGAATActgtaattcaagatgagaagaaatttttGAATCATGTTATCAAGTCAACAAACATGAAGTGTCTAACACCACC GTCTGCGCTTGACGGGGAATGCGGTTACATTGCTGCTAATCTTTATGCCAAGAGTGTGTTCGGAGAAGATGCTTTGGTGAACATCAGCATTGAGAAGCAAGTCGATGGCAAGCTTAGTGGTCACATCAGAATAAGGAGCAAGACACAAGGAATCGCGCTTAGCTTGGGAGATAAGATTACCCTCAAGCAGAAGGGAGGCAGTTAA